A region of Leclercia adecarboxylata DNA encodes the following proteins:
- the ampC gene encoding CMY2/MIR/ACT/EC family class C beta-lactamase codes for MKKSLLCTLLVCLSASALAAIPEEAQVAQAVNPTITALMNAQAIPGMAVAVIYKGQAYYFTQGVADVAGKKPVTRQTLFELGSVSKTFTGVLGGDAVARGEIALSDPASKYWDALSGRQWQGITLLHLATYTAGGLPLQVPEEVTDAAALKKYYQTWQPEWAPGTQRLYANASIGLFGALAVKPSKMSFEQALTSRVLKPLNLNHTWVNVPASEQGNYAWGYRDGKAVHVSPGMLDAEAYGVKTSIVDMAGWLRANMQPENIKDASLKKGVEIAQSRYWQVGEMYQGLGWEMLNWPVSSATLEEGADNKNALAAREATAITPAQPPVQASWVHKTGSTGGFGSYIAFIPQKQLGIVMLANKSYPNAERVKAAYRILGALQ; via the coding sequence ATGAAAAAATCCCTGCTCTGTACGCTCCTCGTTTGCCTGTCCGCTTCCGCCCTTGCCGCCATCCCGGAGGAGGCGCAGGTCGCACAGGCGGTCAACCCCACCATAACCGCGCTGATGAATGCCCAGGCGATCCCGGGGATGGCCGTCGCGGTCATCTATAAGGGCCAGGCCTATTACTTTACGCAAGGGGTGGCGGATGTCGCCGGGAAAAAGCCCGTTACCCGGCAAACCCTGTTCGAGCTGGGCTCGGTGAGCAAAACCTTCACCGGGGTGCTCGGCGGCGATGCGGTGGCGCGGGGGGAGATAGCGCTCAGCGATCCGGCCAGCAAGTACTGGGACGCGCTGTCAGGCAGGCAGTGGCAGGGCATCACTCTTCTGCATCTGGCGACCTACACCGCAGGCGGTCTTCCGCTTCAGGTGCCAGAAGAGGTGACCGATGCCGCCGCGCTGAAAAAATACTACCAGACCTGGCAGCCGGAGTGGGCCCCGGGCACTCAACGCCTGTACGCCAACGCCAGTATTGGGCTGTTCGGTGCCCTGGCGGTCAAACCCTCGAAGATGAGCTTTGAGCAGGCGCTGACGAGCCGGGTGCTCAAACCCCTGAATCTTAACCATACCTGGGTGAACGTCCCGGCCAGCGAGCAGGGGAACTACGCCTGGGGCTATCGCGACGGCAAAGCGGTACACGTCTCGCCGGGCATGCTCGATGCCGAGGCCTACGGCGTGAAAACGTCCATCGTGGATATGGCGGGCTGGCTCAGGGCCAACATGCAACCAGAGAACATCAAAGACGCTTCGCTGAAGAAAGGGGTGGAAATCGCCCAGTCACGCTACTGGCAGGTGGGGGAGATGTATCAGGGGCTGGGCTGGGAGATGCTCAACTGGCCGGTCTCCTCAGCAACGCTGGAGGAGGGCGCGGATAACAAAAACGCCCTGGCCGCGCGGGAGGCCACGGCAATCACCCCCGCACAGCCGCCGGTGCAGGCCTCGTGGGTTCACAAAACCGGCTCTACCGGCGGGTTTGGCAGCTACATTGCTTTTATTCCGCAGAAGCAGCTTGGCATTGTGATGCTGGCAAACAAAAGTTATCCCAACGCCGAGCGGGTGAAAGCGGCGTACCGGATCCTGGGGGCGTTGCAGTAG
- a CDS encoding M24 family metallopeptidase, with protein MIQLQTVPAPRTFPDVAPVLLTDATLLERKNRVLTRINEAGYDALVIYADKEHGSNFEYLTGFVPRFEEGLLILDKTGAATVILGNENLKMAKHSRIPVALKHCPFFSLPNQPMENEASLERLFGEAGLSAYGRIGVVGWKMFTASGTDNKQLFDLPWFIVEALKNSTPATLENATHLFIGGDNGARITNNANEIAHYEYGANLASTCMLKAMDAVVPGIRETELGALLAAEGQYQTVVTIAAAGQRFEKANFYPTYKKLERGQPLSMTTGFKGGLSSRTGFVIADEGELPEGQNDYLDRVAKPYFAAVASWLETIHTGMPGGEMYAHIEQVLNKAQYGWHLNPGHLSADEEWMSSPIYPGSAETLKSGMILQIDIIPSVPGYTGVSAEESIALADEDLQEKIQAAYPDLWSRIVTRKAYIRDVLNIRLADEVIPLSNTVAYLRPFLLAKEQAFTC; from the coding sequence ATGATCCAGCTGCAGACCGTTCCTGCTCCGCGCACCTTCCCCGACGTAGCCCCGGTGTTGCTCACCGATGCCACCCTGCTTGAGCGTAAAAACAGGGTACTGACCCGCATCAACGAGGCGGGCTATGACGCCCTGGTGATCTATGCCGATAAGGAGCACGGAAGCAACTTTGAGTACCTGACCGGGTTTGTGCCGCGCTTCGAGGAGGGGCTGTTGATCCTGGATAAAACAGGTGCGGCGACGGTGATTCTGGGCAATGAGAACCTGAAGATGGCGAAGCATTCCCGCATTCCGGTTGCGCTCAAACACTGCCCGTTTTTCTCGCTGCCCAACCAGCCGATGGAAAATGAGGCCTCGCTGGAGAGGCTGTTTGGCGAAGCGGGCCTGAGCGCGTATGGCCGAATCGGGGTGGTGGGCTGGAAGATGTTTACCGCGTCCGGGACGGATAATAAGCAGCTTTTCGATCTGCCCTGGTTTATCGTCGAGGCGCTGAAAAACAGCACCCCGGCAACGCTTGAAAACGCCACACACCTGTTTATCGGCGGTGATAACGGGGCGCGTATCACCAACAACGCGAACGAAATTGCGCACTATGAATACGGCGCGAATCTGGCCTCAACCTGCATGCTGAAAGCTATGGACGCGGTGGTGCCGGGCATCCGCGAGACTGAGCTGGGGGCGCTGCTGGCGGCAGAGGGCCAGTATCAGACCGTGGTCACCATCGCCGCCGCCGGGCAGCGCTTTGAGAAGGCGAACTTTTATCCCACCTATAAAAAGCTGGAGCGCGGTCAGCCGCTGTCGATGACCACCGGGTTTAAGGGCGGGCTTTCCAGCCGGACCGGGTTTGTGATTGCCGACGAGGGCGAGTTGCCGGAGGGTCAGAACGATTATCTGGATCGGGTAGCGAAACCCTACTTTGCCGCCGTCGCCAGCTGGCTTGAAACTATCCATACCGGAATGCCGGGCGGTGAGATGTACGCCCATATCGAGCAGGTGCTTAATAAAGCGCAGTATGGCTGGCATCTGAATCCGGGCCACCTCAGCGCCGATGAAGAGTGGATGTCTTCGCCCATTTACCCCGGCTCTGCCGAGACGCTGAAGAGCGGGATGATCCTGCAGATCGATATTATCCCCTCCGTGCCGGGTTATACCGGGGTGAGCGCCGAGGAGAGCATCGCTCTGGCGGACGAGGATTTGCAGGAGAAGATCCAGGCGGCATACCCGGACCTGTGGTCGCGGATCGTCACCCGTAAGGCGTACATTCGTGACGTATTAAATATCAGGCTGGCGGACGAGGTGATCCCGCTATCGAATACCGTGGCATATCTGCGACCGTTCCTGCTGGCGAAGGAGCAGGCGTTTACCTGCTGA
- a CDS encoding DUF1272 domain-containing protein, whose product MLELRPNCEWCDRDLHPDDLDARICSFECTFCAACANTHLNHRCPNCQGELVRRPVRPATKLVNAPASTVRVHTQKRS is encoded by the coding sequence ATGCTCGAGCTTCGCCCGAACTGCGAATGGTGTGACCGTGATCTGCACCCTGATGACCTGGACGCCCGGATCTGCTCCTTTGAATGCACCTTCTGCGCCGCCTGCGCCAACACCCATCTCAACCACCGCTGCCCCAACTGCCAGGGCGAACTGGTGCGCCGTCCGGTGCGTCCGGCGACGAAGCTGGTGAACGCGCCTGCCTCCACCGTGCGGGTGCATACGCAAAAACGATCCTGA
- a CDS encoding NTP transferase domain-containing protein: MSVDCIITAAGLSSRMGKWKIMLPLRDGTILDASIENALQFCSRIILVTGYRAEALQARYRHQESVTLVHNPDYEKGMLGSVIAGARAVKTEYCFITTGDLPCLHGDVYRELWALRAEGALLPHYQGTPGHPVLVDKNSLLQAIARPDIRTMRQALMQGKHHSVSLERPEIIFDIDTPDDFRKLQLLVKKSSA; this comes from the coding sequence ATGTCGGTCGACTGTATTATTACCGCCGCAGGACTCTCCTCCCGGATGGGGAAGTGGAAAATAATGCTGCCCTTACGGGATGGGACGATTCTCGATGCAAGCATTGAAAACGCACTGCAATTTTGCTCCCGAATCATCCTTGTCACCGGTTATCGCGCAGAAGCGTTGCAGGCCCGGTATCGCCATCAGGAAAGTGTGACGCTGGTTCATAATCCCGATTATGAAAAAGGGATGTTGGGTTCGGTTATTGCCGGTGCCCGGGCGGTAAAGACGGAGTACTGCTTTATCACCACAGGCGATCTACCCTGCCTGCACGGGGATGTTTACCGTGAGCTGTGGGCGTTACGTGCCGAGGGGGCGCTCCTGCCGCACTATCAGGGCACGCCGGGTCACCCTGTTCTGGTTGATAAAAACAGCCTGCTCCAGGCCATTGCCCGGCCGGATATCCGCACTATGCGCCAGGCGCTAATGCAGGGTAAACATCACAGCGTGTCTCTTGAACGCCCGGAAATCATTTTTGATATCGATACTCCGGACGATTTCAGGAAGCTGCAACTGCTGGTTAAAAAGAGCTCAGCGTGA
- a CDS encoding SDR family NAD(P)-dependent oxidoreductase, producing the protein MTTQRSTALITGASSGIGAVYADRLAARGYDLVLVARREARLLALAEQLEQRYGVKVATLTADLTDETGIRAVEELLRSNTAIDTLINNAGTAQMAPFLAGDVAQHQAINMLNTTALMRLTYALLPRLAQNNRGTLINIASVLSIHARAGSALYSATKAWVLNFTRGLQEEFADSKVRIQAVLPAATATEIWELSGITADDLPAGSVMTTDNMVDAALAGLDQGELITIPPMHDEALWTRYEEARLALFASARTGEPAPRYLTR; encoded by the coding sequence ATGACTACGCAACGTTCCACCGCTTTAATCACAGGTGCATCATCCGGGATCGGCGCGGTCTACGCCGACCGTCTCGCCGCGCGCGGCTACGATCTGGTGCTGGTCGCCCGCCGGGAAGCGCGCCTGCTGGCGCTGGCGGAACAGCTTGAGCAACGTTATGGGGTGAAGGTCGCCACCCTGACGGCGGATCTTACCGATGAAACCGGGATCCGCGCCGTGGAAGAGCTCCTGCGCAGCAATACCGCTATCGACACCCTGATCAACAATGCCGGTACCGCCCAGATGGCCCCTTTCCTCGCGGGCGACGTGGCGCAACATCAGGCGATCAACATGCTCAACACCACCGCCCTGATGCGCCTCACGTATGCTCTGCTGCCGCGACTGGCGCAAAATAATCGCGGCACGCTGATTAACATCGCCTCGGTACTGTCGATCCACGCCCGGGCGGGCAGCGCGCTCTACAGCGCCACCAAAGCCTGGGTGCTGAACTTTACCCGTGGATTGCAGGAGGAGTTTGCCGACAGCAAGGTGCGCATTCAGGCGGTATTACCGGCGGCAACGGCCACGGAGATCTGGGAGCTGTCCGGCATCACCGCCGACGATCTGCCCGCCGGGTCGGTGATGACCACCGACAACATGGTGGATGCGGCGCTGGCGGGGCTCGATCAGGGTGAGCTGATTACCATTCCGCCGATGCACGATGAAGCGCTGTGGACGCGCTATGAAGAGGCGAGGCTGGCGCTGTTTGCCAGCGCCCGGACCGGCGAACCGGCGCCGCGCTATCTGACGCGCTGA
- a CDS encoding DMT family transporter, with product MKKLLLVLFVLTAFAANSILCRIALKHGHADPQTFSMLRLLGGAGVLFAWHLARGKVKEIRWKIIDAVLLCAYVLFFSLAYVQLNTATGALLLFGAVQVCMIGWGVIKGEKLSGVKACGILIAVGGIVTLLLPGATAPPLFAAITMVASGMAWGAYSVRGKNIKAPAGTTAGNFILGLPVILVWSLIRQAPVQIDASGILLALLSGGLASGVAYVLWYALVATLSSATASTLQLSVPCIAAAGGGLFLGEVPDIRMVICTLVVLAGIAMVIAADRKQREKVKRNDFR from the coding sequence ATGAAAAAGCTGTTGCTGGTGCTTTTTGTGTTAACTGCCTTTGCCGCTAACTCGATTCTCTGCCGCATCGCCCTTAAACACGGCCACGCCGATCCGCAGACCTTCAGCATGCTGAGATTGCTGGGTGGAGCGGGGGTGCTGTTCGCCTGGCATCTGGCGCGCGGAAAGGTGAAAGAGATACGCTGGAAAATCATCGACGCCGTATTGCTGTGCGCCTATGTCTTGTTCTTCTCGCTGGCTTACGTTCAGCTCAATACGGCGACAGGCGCATTGCTGCTGTTTGGCGCAGTTCAGGTCTGCATGATTGGCTGGGGCGTGATAAAAGGCGAGAAACTGAGCGGGGTTAAGGCCTGCGGTATTCTTATTGCCGTTGGTGGGATCGTTACGCTTCTGTTGCCCGGCGCCACTGCGCCTCCTCTGTTTGCGGCCATTACCATGGTGGCCTCTGGCATGGCGTGGGGAGCCTATTCCGTGCGCGGTAAAAATATCAAAGCGCCAGCAGGCACGACGGCGGGGAATTTCATTCTCGGCTTACCGGTCATTCTGGTCTGGAGCCTGATACGACAGGCACCCGTGCAGATTGATGCCAGCGGCATCCTTCTTGCGCTGCTGTCTGGCGGGCTGGCTTCCGGCGTGGCCTATGTGCTCTGGTATGCCCTGGTCGCCACCCTCTCTTCGGCCACCGCCAGCACACTGCAACTGAGCGTGCCCTGTATTGCCGCCGCAGGCGGGGGGTTATTTCTCGGGGAAGTGCCGGATATAAGAATGGTGATTTGCACGCTGGTGGTGCTGGCGGGGATAGCGATGGTTATCGCTGCCGATCGCAAACAGCGCGAAAAGGTTAAGCGAAATGATTTCAGATAA
- a CDS encoding molybdopterin-dependent oxidoreductase: MRLIVMLLSLVVATQVWAGELPKPEGKVLLTLSGNIQNTNADGKAVFDIASLEKLGLVSFQTTSPWYNGRTTFTGVPLRKLMEYVGAKGSIVKVIALNDYTTVIPLNDFNKYNVILALKVNGEYMRIRDKGPLFIVYPYDSMPELNSQIFYSRSAWQVSKMNIE, translated from the coding sequence ATGCGGTTAATTGTCATGTTGTTGAGCCTGGTGGTCGCCACCCAGGTCTGGGCGGGTGAACTTCCCAAACCTGAAGGCAAAGTCCTTTTAACCCTCTCCGGTAATATTCAAAATACGAATGCAGACGGGAAAGCCGTTTTTGATATCGCCAGCCTTGAGAAACTGGGCCTGGTCAGTTTCCAGACCACTTCTCCCTGGTACAATGGGCGTACAACCTTTACGGGCGTTCCGCTACGAAAGCTCATGGAGTATGTTGGCGCCAAAGGTTCTATCGTTAAGGTCATTGCGCTCAATGACTATACTACCGTTATCCCTCTCAATGACTTCAATAAATACAATGTTATTCTTGCCTTAAAAGTCAACGGCGAATATATGCGTATCCGTGACAAAGGCCCGTTATTCATTGTGTATCCATATGACAGCATGCCCGAGCTGAATAGTCAGATTTTTTATTCAAGATCAGCATGGCAGGTCAGCAAAATGAATATTGAGTAG
- a CDS encoding putative bifunctional diguanylate cyclase/phosphodiesterase: MNRILAGIIFFLFISTGYISFLVHERQQELQKLTHYTDSWSAAQLVSEYYRFESTLGLYANQSEALTIDDVRLRLDIMLSQSGLMKEGDLGRYIASNKAHHELALNVENILKYLDAHLERMDRSEIQVYLDKMHTLDAPLSHLSSSALDNDVNSINRANLKIQTLYYIYSAASLLLIILSGILGVMIFFQNRNILKAHLQVKSLAEELQKSKEKLQIQNTQLEYDVYHDSLTGMNNRQLFWENIKKVIQTAEKNGESVAVMLFDLDRFKEINDTYGHDVGDMLLRQISDRLVSMSLTADTLYRLGGDEFAFLSSGLTESSAVSRARQICASINQPYTIYNTIINIATCVGIVISDTERRSDYLYKFADLALYEAKSEGPGKIKVFRPFMLQKLQESRTLEHDLAMALANKEFVVYYQPIVDSFTREIYSYEALIRWIHPLKGLLSPDTFVPAAEKTGMINEMGKYVLEIACREAATWAVPAKISVNVSPIQLSSKAFAGIVLSILEESGLSADRLELEVTESSLFTENDTPLKTLNKLRARGVQISIDDFGTGYSSLSRLSKLAFDKIKIDKSFVHSISTQDDALNIIRLITGMAKSLNMKAVAEGVETQEQLERLQALGCDLAQGYLFGKPQPGIAGRIRNG, translated from the coding sequence ATGAACAGGATACTGGCGGGCATCATTTTTTTCCTATTTATCTCTACTGGATACATCTCTTTCCTTGTACATGAAAGGCAGCAAGAGTTACAAAAACTGACTCACTACACGGATTCATGGTCTGCGGCCCAGCTGGTATCGGAGTATTATCGTTTCGAATCAACGCTGGGTCTTTATGCAAATCAAAGCGAAGCCCTGACCATCGATGATGTGCGCCTGCGTCTGGACATTATGCTCAGCCAGAGTGGTTTGATGAAAGAAGGGGATCTTGGGCGTTATATTGCCAGCAATAAGGCCCACCATGAACTCGCTTTAAATGTCGAAAACATCCTCAAATATCTTGATGCTCATCTTGAGAGGATGGACCGTTCAGAGATCCAGGTCTATCTGGACAAAATGCATACGCTTGATGCCCCCCTTAGCCACCTTTCCTCCAGTGCACTGGATAATGACGTTAACTCGATAAACAGAGCTAACCTGAAAATACAGACGCTTTACTATATTTATTCGGCTGCTTCATTACTGCTGATCATTTTGAGCGGCATCCTTGGCGTGATGATATTCTTTCAAAACAGGAATATTCTTAAAGCGCACCTTCAGGTTAAAAGCCTTGCTGAAGAATTACAGAAATCCAAAGAAAAACTGCAAATCCAGAATACGCAGCTGGAATATGACGTCTACCATGACTCCCTGACCGGGATGAATAACCGTCAGCTTTTCTGGGAAAACATTAAAAAAGTCATCCAGACCGCCGAGAAAAACGGTGAATCTGTGGCGGTGATGCTGTTCGACCTGGATCGCTTCAAGGAGATCAATGACACCTATGGTCACGATGTCGGCGATATGTTACTTCGTCAGATATCCGACCGTCTGGTTTCCATGAGCCTGACCGCCGATACGCTTTATCGCCTGGGTGGCGATGAGTTTGCGTTTCTTTCAAGTGGCCTGACGGAGAGCAGTGCCGTTTCACGAGCCCGACAGATTTGCGCGTCTATCAACCAGCCGTACACCATCTATAACACCATCATCAATATCGCCACCTGCGTGGGTATTGTTATCTCAGACACCGAACGACGCTCCGATTATCTGTATAAATTCGCCGATCTGGCCCTGTATGAGGCCAAAAGTGAAGGCCCGGGTAAGATAAAAGTGTTCCGGCCATTTATGCTGCAAAAGCTGCAGGAAAGCCGGACCCTGGAACACGATCTGGCGATGGCGTTAGCGAATAAAGAGTTCGTGGTGTATTACCAGCCTATCGTCGATTCATTCACCCGGGAAATCTACAGCTATGAAGCCCTTATTCGCTGGATACACCCGTTAAAAGGGCTCCTGTCGCCTGACACTTTTGTACCTGCCGCTGAAAAAACAGGCATGATCAACGAGATGGGTAAATATGTGCTGGAGATTGCCTGCCGGGAAGCGGCGACCTGGGCGGTGCCGGCAAAAATTTCCGTGAATGTCTCGCCAATCCAGTTGAGCAGCAAAGCCTTTGCCGGGATCGTGCTCTCTATTCTGGAAGAGAGTGGGCTGTCGGCCGATCGCCTTGAGCTGGAAGTGACCGAGTCCTCTCTCTTTACCGAGAACGATACGCCGCTGAAGACGCTCAATAAGCTCAGAGCCCGGGGCGTGCAAATTTCTATTGATGATTTTGGGACTGGATACTCTTCGCTTTCCCGTCTGAGTAAGCTCGCCTTCGATAAAATAAAAATAGATAAATCCTTCGTACATTCGATATCCACCCAGGATGATGCCCTGAATATCATCAGGCTCATCACCGGCATGGCGAAGTCCCTCAATATGAAGGCGGTTGCAGAAGGGGTTGAAACTCAGGAGCAGCTGGAAAGGCTTCAGGCGCTGGGTTGCGATCTTGCCCAGGGCTATCTGTTCGGGAAACCTCAGCCGGGCATCGCCGGCAGGATCCGCAACGGTTAA
- a CDS encoding SDR family oxidoreductase, whose amino-acid sequence MTSGNTTSKNYPQPPFVEQPQQMPGLASEMKPIPDHGETSYTGSGRLAGKKALITGGDSGIGRAVAIAYAREGADVAIGYLPEEESDAAAVIALIQAEGRKAVAIPGDIRVESFCETLVERAVTELGGLDILVNNAGRQQFCESIEDLTTAAFDATFKTNVYAPFWITRAAVRHLSEGAVIINTSSVQAFKPSEILLDYAQTKACNVAFTKSLAKQLGPKGIRVNAVAPGPYWTPLQSSGGQPQEKVQQFGEDTPLGRPGQPVEIAPLYVLLASEECSYASGQVWCSDGGTGVA is encoded by the coding sequence ATGACATCAGGAAACACCACTTCAAAAAACTACCCACAACCCCCATTTGTGGAACAACCGCAACAAATGCCAGGACTGGCATCAGAGATGAAGCCAATCCCCGATCATGGCGAAACCAGTTATACCGGCTCGGGTCGACTCGCAGGTAAAAAAGCGCTTATTACCGGTGGTGATTCCGGTATTGGCCGCGCCGTGGCAATCGCCTATGCCCGTGAAGGTGCCGATGTGGCTATTGGCTATCTGCCGGAAGAAGAATCTGACGCCGCAGCGGTTATTGCCCTGATTCAGGCGGAAGGACGTAAGGCCGTAGCGATCCCGGGCGATATTCGCGTGGAATCGTTCTGTGAGACGCTGGTTGAGCGCGCCGTCACTGAACTGGGCGGCCTCGATATTTTAGTCAATAACGCGGGCAGACAGCAGTTCTGCGAGTCCATTGAAGATCTGACCACCGCCGCTTTCGACGCGACGTTCAAAACCAATGTGTATGCGCCGTTCTGGATCACCCGCGCGGCCGTGCGTCACCTGTCGGAAGGTGCCGTCATTATCAATACCTCTTCGGTTCAGGCGTTTAAGCCGAGCGAGATCCTGCTGGATTATGCCCAGACCAAAGCCTGTAACGTGGCCTTTACCAAATCACTGGCGAAACAGCTTGGACCGAAAGGTATTCGGGTGAATGCCGTGGCACCGGGCCCTTACTGGACCCCGTTGCAATCAAGCGGCGGTCAGCCGCAGGAGAAGGTGCAGCAGTTCGGGGAAGATACGCCGCTGGGCAGACCGGGTCAGCCCGTGGAGATCGCGCCGCTTTATGTTCTGCTCGCGTCTGAAGAGTGCTCTTATGCCTCCGGTCAGGTCTGGTGCTCAGACGGTGGTACCGGCGTAGCCTGA
- a CDS encoding AraC family transcriptional regulator, translated as MTTQTQFSFTTRPLVPFAHDYTHGATEPWHSHDCAQLLHTLSGVVRVETGQGFWIVPPGRGVWLPAGTQHRLLITGNVAARTLFIDPFARADLPSVCQVVQISTLLRELIIASLHLPESYGAGSRAERIYELILDEIRGISVLPFNLPEPQAPALLALCRRIQAEPGTKWTTMFAAKTLNISERTLLRHFRQQTGLAFSEWLRRARLMEAMNRLAQGQSVLRVALDLGYESHSAFSAMFRRTLGVAPSDYFPPGALSGNAFSKA; from the coding sequence GTGACCACACAAACACAATTCAGCTTTACTACCCGGCCGCTGGTGCCGTTTGCCCACGATTACACCCACGGCGCAACGGAGCCGTGGCACAGCCACGACTGCGCGCAGCTGCTGCACACTCTGAGCGGGGTGGTGCGGGTGGAGACCGGGCAGGGGTTCTGGATTGTGCCGCCGGGGCGGGGCGTCTGGCTGCCTGCCGGGACCCAACATCGGCTGCTGATCACCGGCAACGTGGCGGCGCGGACGCTGTTTATCGATCCCTTTGCCCGGGCGGATTTACCTTCGGTGTGCCAGGTGGTGCAGATATCCACCCTGCTTCGCGAGCTGATCATCGCCTCGCTGCACCTGCCGGAAAGCTACGGTGCAGGCAGTCGGGCGGAGCGCATCTACGAGCTGATCCTCGATGAGATCCGGGGGATTAGCGTGCTGCCGTTTAACCTTCCTGAACCTCAGGCGCCCGCGCTGCTGGCACTCTGCCGCCGGATCCAGGCCGAGCCGGGAACAAAGTGGACAACGATGTTCGCAGCAAAAACGCTCAATATCAGCGAACGCACCCTGCTGCGGCACTTTCGCCAGCAGACCGGGCTGGCGTTCAGCGAATGGCTGCGCAGGGCGCGGCTGATGGAGGCGATGAACCGACTGGCGCAGGGTCAGTCGGTGCTTCGGGTGGCGCTGGACCTCGGTTATGAGAGCCACAGCGCCTTTAGCGCGATGTTTCGCCGCACGCTCGGGGTGGCACCGAGCGACTACTTCCCGCCCGGGGCGCTCTCCGGCAATGCGTTCAGCAAGGCCTGA